From Paenarthrobacter sp. A20:
CGGTTTCGCGGCGTCGTTCGTGAACGCCGGAGCTCCCACCGGCGCGGTCCTCGGCACCGTTGTCATGGGGATCTTCTCAGCGCTGCCACAGGACGCTTTCCTGGCGTGGGGTTGGCGCGTGCCGTTCCTGTTGTCCTTCGTGCTCCTGATCGTGGGCATGTTCGTAAGGCTCAGGGTTTCCGAGAGCCCCATCTTCGCCGAGGCCGTGGCGAAGGAAAGTGCCCAGGGTACCAAGCGCAAGATCCCGTTACTCGAAGTCCTGAAGCGTCCCAAGGCACTGATCATGATCATGTTCGCCGGCGCCGCGGGCTTCGGACTGCAGGTAGTACTGCCCACGTTCTCCGTGACCTACGCGGTCTCCAAGGGCGCACCGCAGCAGGGCGTGCTCTATGCGTTCGCGGGTGCCTCGGCCATCTCCATCCTGTTTGTCCTCCTGGGAGGCCGGCTGTCCGACCGCTTCGGCCGCCGTCCGGTGATGGTCACCGGTTTGGCCTTGTTCATCCTCTACCTGTTCCCAATGTTCGGGATGCTCAGCTCCGGCAACATCGGCCTCATCTTCCTGGCCTTCACCGTGGCGCTCATTCTGCACTCATCCCTGTACGGACCCCTCGCTGCGTTCGTGTCAGAACAGTTCGGCACCACCAACCGCTACACCGGCGCGGCTGTCGGCTACCAATTGGCCACGCTGATCGGGGCGGGCTTCACACCCGGGATCGTCGCCGGCCTCTACAAGGACGCCGGCCAGAGCATCGTCCCCGTGGTGGTGTTCCTGTCGGTCATGTCGCTGGTGTCGATTGTCTTCATCCTGCTGACGCGGGAGTCTAAGAACAACGACCTTTCCACGGTCAGTTAGGAGTAGCGCACCATGGACAACAACGGAGTTGGATCCTGGCTGCACCGCCGCCGCGCCAAGTCGGGTGCCAAGACGGCGCTCATTTCCGGCAGTCATGTCCTGAGCTACGCCGAGCTCGCCGAACGGACCGATCAATTGGCGAACGCCCTCAGAGACAGGGGAGTGGCCAAGGGGGACCGGGTGGCCTATCTCGGCGAAAACCACCCCTCCTTCGTGGAAACCTTCTTTGCCTGCGGACTGCTCGGAGCGATCTTTGTTCCGCTCAACACGCGGCTCGCCGCCCCGGAATTGCAGTTCCAGCTGGAGGACTCGGGCGCCCGGCTCCTGATCAACGCTGATGCCCTGGAGGGTGTGGCGTCCGCGTCCGTGAAGGACACACTGGTAACCCACCGTCTTGTGGTGGCGCCCGACGGCGGCACTGCCGGTTCCGCTGTGGAGCTGCCGTCCGGCGTCGAGCAGTATGGCGAGGTGATCGCTGCAGCGGCCGGGATGCCGCTGGATCAGGCCGTAACCCTCGACGACGGCGCCATGATTCTTTACACCTCCGGCACCACCGGCAAGCCCAAGGGTGCGCTGTTGACGCATGGCAATATCACGTGGAACTGCTTCAACACGGTGGTGGACATGGATTTGAACCGCAACGATGTTGCGCTCATGATTTCGCCGTTGTTCCATGTGGCCTCCCTGGATATGGGCCTGCTGCCGATGCTGCTCAAGGGCGCCACAGTGGTGCTCGAAACCAAGTTCGACCCAGGCCGCGTCCTCGAGCTGATCGGGCAACACAAAGTCACCACCCTCAACGGAGTGCCAACCACCTTCCAGATGCTCTGCGATCATCCGGAATGGTCGACGGCGGACCTCGCCTCCCTGGATAAGCTCACCTGCGGCGGTTCTGCCGTTCCGCAACGGGTGCTGGACGCATATGAGGAGCGCGGCATTGGTTTTACGAGTTGTTATGGCATGACCGAAACCGCGCCCGGCGCGACGATGCTGCCCGTGTCCCGCTCCAAGGAAAAGGCTGGCTCTTCCGGTTTGCCGCACTTCTTCACGGATGTTCGGATTGCGGATCCCCTGGGCGGTGTTGCTGCCCTAGGCGCGGTGGGGGAGATCCAGATTTCCGGCCCCAACGTCATCAAGGAGTACTGGAACCGGCCGGAGGCCACCGCGGACAGTTACGCTGACTCTTCCTGGTTCCGTTCGGGGGACATGGGCCACCAGGACGAAGAAGGCTTCCTGTTCGTCTCGGACCGTATCAAGGACATGATCATTTCCGGTGGCGAGAACATCTACCCGGCCGAGGTGGAAGCAGCCATCGCGGACCTGCCTGCTGTGGGGAGCGTGGCCGTGATCGGAGTTGCCGACGACAAGTGGGGTGAAGTTCCCCGGGCCATCGTCACTTTGCGTGAGGGTGCCACTCTCACGGAGGAGCAACTGCGCTCGCATCTGGAGAGCCGGCTGGCCAGGTACAAGATTCCCAAGTCCGTGGTGTTCGTGGAGGAGATGCCGCGCACGGCCAGCGGGAAAATCCGGAAGATGGACCTGCGGAAGCACTACGCCCAGTGACCACCTTTCCGGAGCCACCCGCGCTGACGTTCCTCGCAACGTTGGACGTCCAGGTGGGGGCGCCGATTGATGTCGGGGTAACGCCCCAGGGGCATCGGCGGATCATTCCGATTGTTGGCGGGACCGTAGCCGGCCCTGGATTCAACGGACGCGTGTTGCCCGCCGGCGCTGACTACCAGGTCCTCCGCAGCGCCGAACTGACCGAATTGGACGCCAGATATGCGGTGGAACTTGATGGAGGAGCCGTGGTCCATGTCCACAACCTGGCTCTCCGGTTTGGGGCTGCGGAAGACATCGCCCGGCTCAACCGTGGCGAGGACGTGGACCCCGCGCTGATCTACTTCCGTTGCACTCCACGGTTTTCCACCGCAGCCCCGGAGTTGAACTGGCTGAACCACGTGGTCACGGTGGGAAATGGGCGTCGCCGTCCGGGTTCGGTGGAGATCGACGTCTTTACGGTCGCCTGAAGAGCTTCGGGAAAAGAGGAAATGTTGGAGCGTTTTATGGCGACATATTCCGTTACTGGGCTAAATCGGGGTTAATTTCATCCAACGAACTGCCTAATTGGCGCGGGGGGCATTACGATGGGCACGACTCATCACTGAGTACGACCCATCTCAATGATTCACACCTACCCCGGGGGAAATACCAATGACCAGCTATCCTCAACAACCGCAACAGACCCAGCCCTATGCAGCAGAGGCCGGCGAGCCGCCGCTGTGGGCTCCGTACTATGGCGCACCGATCGGTGCCGCCGTTAAGCGTTTCTTCAAGAAGTACGCCGACTTCACCGGCCGCGCGAGCCGCAGCGAATACTGGTGGTGGACGCTGGTTTCGGTCATCGTCAGCTCGGTCTTCAACATCCTCGCAGGAGTTGTTGGAGCCGCCGGTGCAACCGTTAGTGACTCAGGCACGGTAGTCCTGGGTGGTGGAGCATACGTGTTCTACGCACTCCTCGGCATCTGGGGCCTCGCTACGATCGTCCCGTCCATCGCGCTGCTCATCCGCCGTCTGCACGACGGAAACTTCAGTGGACTGCTTGCTCTGCTCATCCTGATCCCGGGTCTTGGAGCGCTGGCAGTATTCGTCTTGGCACTCCTGCCGTCCAACCCGGCCGGTCAGCGTTTCGACCAGCCCAAGGCTGCATAGCAACAGGAGAATCACCATAAAGGGGCGGCACCACGTGTGCCGCCCCTTTTGCGTGCCCTGTGCCTGCTTCGGACCGCCCCGTGAAATGCTGTGACTGACGCGGACCGATCCCCAACGACGAGGAGTGCCATGTCCAGCCCTTCACCGATGAGGCCCAGCCCTTCACCGATGCGGCCCAGCCCTTCACGCATACGGGCCGTCAAGCGCTGCGCCGTGGTGGGCGGCGGAATCATCGGCGTTGCGGTGGCCAGGGAGCTCGCCACCAAGCTCGACGGCGCCCGGGTCACCGTCTATGAGAAGGAAGACCGCCTCGCTGCTCACCAGACCGGCCACAACTCGGGCGTGGTCCATGCCGGCCTCTACTACGAGCCCGGCGGGCTGAAGGCGCGGTTGTGCCGCAGGGGAGTGGAGTTGCTGCAGGAATTCTGCGCCATGAAGAACCTTCCCTACGAGGCCTGCGGCAAGCTGGTCATCGCCCAGACGCCTGAGGAATCAAAGCGGCTGGACAGCATCTTCGCCCGCGCTACGGCCAACGGCGTGCCGGGTGCGCGAATGCTGCACGGTGACCAAATACGCGAGGTGGAGCCGAACGCCGTCGGACTTTCTGCTTTGCACTCTCCGGAAACCGCGATCGTCGACTATACGGCCATTACCCAGGCGCTCGCCGACGACGTCCGCGCCATGGGCGGAACGATCCGGCCTGGGCAGGAGGTGACAAGGCTTGAACAGCAAGGCAGTGGGGTGGTGGTTCATACGAAGGGCGGGCGGGATCACTATGACCTCGTTGTGGCTTGCGCGGGCCTCCAGTCCGACCGTCTCGCCGAGGCAACCGGCGAGCCGGCCACCCCGCGGATCGTGCCGTTCTTCGGGCAGTACTACCTTTTGGGCCAGGAAGCCCGGGACCAGGTGAAGGGCTTGATCTACCCTCTGCCAGACCCCAGGCATCCGTTCCTGGGTGTGCACCTCACCAAGCGCATCGACGGTGAGATGATGCTCGGGCCGAATGCGTTTATCTCGTTCGGCCGTGAATCCTACGCGTGGAATGAGGTGAATTTTTCCGACATCCTGAATTACGCGCTTTTCCCGGGGTTCTGGAATTTTGCCCGCCAGAACGTGCCCTCTGCCGTCCGTGAATTCCGGACCGTCGTGAGTAGGAAGAAGTTCATCCGGGAAGCGATGCGCTTTGTTCCCTCGCTGGAGGGCGCCGGCATCCTCCCCGGAACGCGCGGCGTCCGGGCCCAGGCCATGAACGGTGACGGTTCGCTGGTGGATGACTTTGTGATCGCACGACGCCGGGACACGGTCTTGGTGCGCAACGCGCCATCGCCGGGGGCAACGTCGTCGATGGCCATCGCCGAGTACATCGTGGAGCAGGCGCTGCAGGACTGATTGGCGCCAGAGTTAACAAGCCTGTGACCCAGCAGAAACGGCGCCCACATCAGGGCTGGATACGGTTGCGGCATGATCGCATCACTGGCCTCCCTGGCAACCCGCATCGGCACCACCCTGGCGGCGTGGATCGAGGCGGCCTATGTTCTGGATTGCGTGGACCCTTCAACGGAGGAAGACGCCGGAGCGGGGTACGGAGCCAGAAGCGATCTGACCTGGCTGCCGGCACTTAGCGGCGTCACGGTAGCCAGTGCACGAGCCATCCAATCGCACGCGGAAAGGCCCCGTATTTAGCGCTGGAACCAGCTCGAAAAGCTGCAGTATGTTGCGTTGGGCACACTATTCGTTTATCGCGGGTAGTATGCCCTAAACTGCTTCACTGAGGTGCCGGTATAGGCACTATGCAGCAACGAAAGCGAACCTTCAATGGCTACTGATTACGACGCCCCGCGCAAGACAGAAGAAGAGTCTCCCGCCGAATCGCTTGAAGCCCTTCAGGCATCCCGTGGGAACAGTGCGCAGACTGCAGTGATCGACGTCGAGGAAAACGATACCGCCGAAGGAATCGACCTTCCTGGCGCCGACCTTTCCGGTGAAGAACTGACTGTCATTGTGGTCCCGGAACAGTCCGATGAATTCACCTGTGGTTCCTGCTTCCTTGTCCGCCACCGCTCCCAGATTGCGCTGGAAAAGAACGGCCTGAAGTTCTGCAAGGACTGCGAGGGCTAAGTAACGCCAGGGTCTCGTTATCTTCGATCACGAAAAAGTGCGCGGAGACCTTTAAAACAGCCGCGGAATGCGGCTGTTTCCGGCTTTCGACGACCCTCCTGTGATCACTGGACAGCGCGCTTAACGGTTGCGCGCCGAAGCGGCCACAACCCGTTCAAACCCCGCATGCGCTCCTACAGTTGAAGTATCAACTTCGCCTGAAGGGGGCACAAAAAATGAGGAAACTAGGAGCGGGTTTGGCAGCCGTCCTGGCAGCTGCCGGACTCGGTCTGGCGGCACCGGGGCCGGCCTCGGCAGCGCCATATTGCGGAATCGCGTGGGGTTCCTTGGCCAAGGCCGATCCCGACATGAGTTCCGCCAACGTCACGAACGTCCGCACCGGCCAACAGCCGTGTTTCGACCGTTTGGTGATTGACATGACCGGCAAAGTGGCTGGCTATTCGGTGCAGTATGTGCCGGTGGTGGTGCAGGACGCCACTGGCTATCCCATCCCGGTTCTCGGGGACGCTGACCTGCAAGTAGTGGTAACGGCACCCTCCCACGACCAGTACGGCCAGCCCACGTACCTGCCTGCAGCCAAGGCAGAGCTCTCCAACGTGTCGGGCTACCAGACGTTCCGTCAGGTGGTCTTTGCGGGCAGCTTCGAGGGCACCACGAGCATCGGCTTGGGCGTCCGTGCCCGGCTTCCGTTCCGGGTGTTCACCTTGGACGGGCCCGACGGCGGGTCCCGCCTGGTGGTGGACGTCGCCCATCGCTGGTAGGAGGTTCGGCCACTGCTCGCCACAACGCGGGAAGTCCGCCACAACGCGAGAAAGCGGCCAGTTCGCCGGAGACTTCCCTGCGAACTGGCCGCTTTCCCACGAACTCGACGCAGGCGTACCGGGGGGGCGTCTATTCCGGTACCACCAGGGCCGGGGTGTCCTTCCGGATGGTCTCGCCGCGGAAGAAGCCCGGGCGGACACGGGACATGATCAGCATGACCACGGCACCCAACGCCAGGATCCCGATGCCGAGCACGAACACGAGCCCCACTCCGAAGATCTCCGAGCCGCTGCCGAACTCCGGAGCCCAGCTGTCAACGGCGGTCTGCAGGAAGACCACGAACAGGCCTACGCCACCCAGCAGCGGGCAGACGAGCCGGAAGAAGAAGTTCCGGGCGCTGGAGAACACGCTGTTGCGGAAGTACCAAACACAGGCAATCGCCGTCAGCCCGTAGTAGAAGCAGATCATCAAGCCCAAAGCCAGGATGGTGTCGTTAAGGACGTTCTCGCTGATCACGTGCATCACTGCGTAGAAGCCCGCCGACAGGACGCCGGCCGCAACGGTGGCGAAGCCCGGCGTCGAGAACTTCTTGCTCATGTGGCTGAAGCGCTCGGGCAGGGCGCCGTAGTGCGCCATGGCCAGCAGGCTGCGCGACGGCGAGGTGAACGTGGACTGCAGGGAGGCGGCGGAGCTGGACAGCACCGCCAGGGACATGAGGATCGCGAAGGGACCCATGACCGGGGAGGCGAGTGCCGTGAAGACGTTGGCATGGTTGTCGGCGTTGTTCAGGCCGATTCCCGTATCGCCGACTCCGGCAAACATCATGGTGGCGATGGTGACCAACAGGTAGATGCCCAGGACGATCACTGCGGTCAGCGTGCCTGCAAGGCCGGCCGTCTTCTTGCCGTTGGCGGTTTCTTCGTTCACAGTGAGGCAGACATCCCAGCCCCAGTAGACGAAGATCGACAATGAGATGCCGGCCGCGATCTGGCCGAAAGTCTCGATCTTGGTGACGTCGAACCAGTCCCAGCTGAACGGAACAGCGGTCTCGGAGGTGGACCAGTTGGCGAAAGCCATAGCCACGAACAGTCCCAGGACCAGCAGCTGGAAGCCCACCAAACCGTACTGGACGATCTTGGTGGTGTGCAGTCCGCGGTAGCTGATCCACACCGCCAGGGCCACGAAGACGAAACATGTGGCAACGTTCAGGAGTTTGTCCGAAGCGAGGTCGGCGAGCTCGGGTGAGCCCGTGGCCTGCGCCAGGAACAGGTAGAAGAAGTCCACGGCGACGCCCGCGAGGTTGGACAGCACAATGATGTTGGCCGCGAGCAGGCCCCAGCCACCCATCCAGCCCACCCAGGGGCCGAATGCCTTGGTGACCCAGGTGAACGTGGTGCCGCTGTCCGGGGAGTCCGCGTTGAGCTCCCGGTACGCGAGCGAGACCAGGATCATCGGAATGAACCCGATCAGGAAGATGACGGGTAGTTGCAGCCCGACTTCGTTGACTGTCGGGCCAAGGGCGCCCGTTAGTGTGTACGCCGGAGCGATGGTTGAAATGCCAAGAACGACGACGGCGAGGAGCCCCAACTGCCCCGTCTTCAGTCCTTTGCCGCTGATGTCGTGCGACTTCGCAGCGTCACTGCCGCTGCGGCGGATTGTCTGGCTCATGAGAGGCCCTTTCTAGATGGCCGAAGGCTGTTGCTGCGTAATGCAGTGGATGCGGCCGCCCCGGGCGAAGAGTTCCGGCGTGTCAACACTGACCACGCGGCGTCCGGGGTAGGCATCGGCGAGAATGCGGAGCGCTTTCTCGTCCATGGGGTCGTTGAATCTGCAGGCGATGACGCCGCCGTCTCGGACGGCATGCGCCAAGAGCTCACGCGGAGGCTCCTTTGGATAGAGGTCCGTGCTTGTGCTTGTGCGGTGCCGCGCGGTGCGTTGGGGTGTGGGCTCCCCGTTTGGTACGGGCCAGGAAAGTCGGGGCTTCCAGGCTGGCAATTTCAATCATGGGGGCAAGTACTCCGTGAGACGACAGTCACTAAATGAATAGCGTTCATTTAGTATGACCGGAGTCACGCTTCAGCGCAAGGAGCGGGCAGAATGCCATGCATTTATGACTGGTCTGGGTTGGGCTGCGGGTGGAGCCGCTCCCGGCTCGAGGGTACGGCCTGCGTGGGGCGGCATCTCAACCAGTCCCGTGCCCCGCACTATGGGTGGGTTCGACTGCCGAGGGGCGGCATCTCGGCTCTTTGCCGACGGAACCAACGCTCATCGAGCTGGGCTCCCTCATGTCTTGGGGCAAGTTTTCCACATAGGGAAGTTGGGGCCTGATGGTGCTACGTGCCGGCTGGAAGAGTTGAGGCATGGAGCAGATTCGAGCCACTCAGACGCCGTCAGGCACGGCTCTCGCTCGCGCCCAACGGCCGCCGTCCAGGGGATCCGGACCTCGGGTTTCTGACCTCATCACACTCCTGGGCGCAGTCCGCCTCGGCGCCGACAGCGGGGAGCTGATCGATCAGATCCGCGGGTTGGAGAATCTGAAGTCCGCCGTCACCGGGTTGCAGGCGAGGATCGCGGTGGCTTTCGATCTGGCACAACGGCAAGAGCAGGCCGAGGCCGGTGTGCCCGTGTCCGAGCGGGGTAAGGGTGTCGGGGCGCAGGTGGCGTTGGCTCGGCGGGAGTCCCCGAATCGTGGCTCCCGACTCCTGGGGATGGCCAAAGCCCTGGTCATGGAGATGCCGAGGACTCTGGCGGCGCTGGAGTCAGGGGAGTTGAATGAGTGGCGGGCGACGCTGCTGGTCAGGGAAACGGCGTGCTTGTCTGTGGAGGACAGGTGTGCGGTGGATGAGGAACTCGCCGCGGACACCGGAACTTTCGACGGCGCTGGGGATCAAGCGATCATTGCCGCGGCGAAAGCGGCCGCGTACCGGCGTGATCCGCGGTCGGTGGTGAAGCGTGCCTCCCACGCTGTCACCGAGCGGACCGTGAGTCTTCGTCCGGCGCCGGACACCATGACGTACCTGACTGCGTTGCTGCCCGTCGCGCAAGGGGTCGCGGTCTATGCCGCGCTCACGCGTCGGGCTGATTCTGCCCGTTCGGCCGGTGATCCCCGGAACCGGGGCCAGATCATGGCCGACACCCTCGTCGAGCGCATCACCGGTACACCGGGAGGGATCTCAGGGATCAACCTGGACCTCGTCATGACCGACCGAACCCTCTTCCAGGGCGATGCCGAACCCGCACGCGTGAAGGGCTACGGAATTGTCCCAGCAGGGTGGGCCCGGAAACTGGTCGGCGCGGGAGAAGCGGCATCACCAGGACACAGGCCAATAGCAGGCGTCGAACCCGCACCACGCCAAAAGCGACCGCCGGTCCCAGACCCCTCGCTACGGCAGAGCTTCGGATCATCGCCAGACCGGGATGTCCCGCGGGTTAGGGATGCCCCGCCGGAGCAGGATCGCGAGTTCCAGGTCTGGCTTCGCCGGCTCTACACTGCACCGGCCACGGGAGACCTCCTGACCATGGATTCCAAAGCCAGGCTCTTCCCACCCCGGCTCAGACGCTTCATCGAAACCCGTGATGACACCTGCCGCACCCCCTACTGCGACGCGCCCATCCGCCATATCGACCACATCGTGCCCTGGCACGCCGGAGGCACCACCACCCTGGCCAACGGGGCCGGACTCTGCGAAGCCTGCAACCACACCAAAGAAAACACCGGCTGGAGCGCCAACACCGTGTCCGGGGACGTCCATACCGTGGAATTACGCACGCCCACGGGGCATGTGTACCGTTCCAAAGCCCCGCCGATGCCGGGCCCTGGCACTCTTCGCGCCACCGCTCCAATGTCCGAGTCGCCTGAGATTTTCGTCAGCTGAACCTGAAGGCTCAGGGCTTATTTAGCGGCCCAGTATCTAGCGGCCCGGTGATTAGTAACCCAGTGTCGGCAACGTCAGGATTTCGGCTCCGTCGTTGGTGATGGCGATGGTGTGCTCGCTGTGGGCTGTCCGGCAACCCGTCACGCTGCGGAGCGTCCATCCGTCGGCGTCGGTGACCAGTTGTGCGGTGTCGGCCATGACCCAGGGCTCGAGGGCCAGCAGCAAACCGGGACGCAGCTTGTAGCCGCGGCCGGGCCGTCCCATGTTTGGGACGTGGGGATCCTGGTGCATGGTCGACCCGATGCCATGGCCACCGAACTCGGTGTTGACGGGGTAGCCCGCCTCGCTCAGGACTGCGCCGATGGCGTAGGAGAGGTCTCCGATCTTGGCGCCGGGGCGGGCTGCTGCAATTCCGGCGCGCAGGGCTCGCTCGGTCACCTCGATCATCGCCACGCTCTCCGCCGGCCTCGATTCGCCCACGATGAAGCTGATGGCAGAGTCGGCTGCGACGCCGTGGAGGGAGACGGCGAGGTCGAGTGTCAACAGGTCGCCGTCGGCAAGTGCGTAGTCCCGGGGCAACCCGTGCAGCACGGCATCGTTGACGCCTGTGCAGATGTAGTGGCCGAAGGGACCCCGTCCAAAGGAGGGTGCGTAGTCGACGTAACAGGAGACTGCTCCTGCCTCGAGGATCATGGACTTTGCCCACTGGTCGATGTCCAGGAGGTTTGTGCCCACAGTGGTACGGCCCTTCAAGGTGTGCAGAATGTTGGCGACCAATGCCCCCGTATCCTTTGCGCGGACAAGCTCAGCGGGGCTGAGGATTTCGATCATTCGGCGCCTTTCGTTCATGTGAGACCAATAACTATCCCGGCCATATTATCCCGGTATTACAATTGGAGCCATGGTCAGGCTGCCGCTTACTCCCGCAGAGGCCGAGCGTGGACAACGCCTCGGTGCTCTGCTGCGTCGCGCCCGGGGCGGGCGATCCATGTTGGAGACCGCCCTCGATGCCCGGGTCTCGCCGGAAACGCTCCGAAAGATTGAGTCGGGCAGGGTGGCTACGCCGGCTTTCCCAACCGTAGCTGCGATCGCCGACGTCCTTGGGCTTTCCCTTGACGAGGTATGGGCCGAGATCAACCAACCCGACAAGGGCGTAGATGCTGAAGGCTCTCGACGAAGCGCCCGCGAATGGCTCGCCTCCTAGGCTTTGTGGCAGACGCCTCAGCGCTTGGGGCGGGCCCGAACATGAAGTCGCTCGCCTTGCTGGCCAAATAGTGTGAGGAGTTCCACCGGTTCCGAGGTGGCACTCGTAAACCAGTGTGGAGTGCGGGTGTCGAATTCCGCCACCTCGCCCGGTTTCAAAATGAAGTCGCTGTCGCCAAGCACTAAGCGCAGCTTTCCGTTGAGGATGTACATCCAGTCGTAACCTTCGTGCGATTGCGGCTCCGGAATCTCCTTGCCTGTGCCACTCTTGAGCACCATCTTGAACGCCTGGATTCCGCCGGGTCGCCGAGTGAGGGGGAGGGCGGTGCCCCACTCGTGAACGTGTGGTTTGAGGTGGATGCGGGGATCACCAGTCTCCGGGGCGTCGATCAACTCTTCCAGGGGGACTTGATGGAGCCGCGCGATCGGGAGCAGGAGTTCCAGGGTGGGTTTGCGCTGGCCTGACTCCAGCCTCGAAAGCGTACTGACGGAGATGCCGGTTGCCTCCGAAGCTTCCGCAAGCGTCACGTTGCGCTGTGTCCGCATCGTGCGCAGGCGGGGACCGACGGCGTCGAGCATGGTGCTGAAATCTGTAACC
This genomic window contains:
- a CDS encoding HNH endonuclease signature motif containing protein, giving the protein MEQIRATQTPSGTALARAQRPPSRGSGPRVSDLITLLGAVRLGADSGELIDQIRGLENLKSAVTGLQARIAVAFDLAQRQEQAEAGVPVSERGKGVGAQVALARRESPNRGSRLLGMAKALVMEMPRTLAALESGELNEWRATLLVRETACLSVEDRCAVDEELAADTGTFDGAGDQAIIAAAKAAAYRRDPRSVVKRASHAVTERTVSLRPAPDTMTYLTALLPVAQGVAVYAALTRRADSARSAGDPRNRGQIMADTLVERITGTPGGISGINLDLVMTDRTLFQGDAEPARVKGYGIVPAGWARKLVGAGEAASPGHRPIAGVEPAPRQKRPPVPDPSLRQSFGSSPDRDVPRVRDAPPEQDREFQVWLRRLYTAPATGDLLTMDSKARLFPPRLRRFIETRDDTCRTPYCDAPIRHIDHIVPWHAGGTTTLANGAGLCEACNHTKENTGWSANTVSGDVHTVELRTPTGHVYRSKAPPMPGPGTLRATAPMSESPEIFVS
- a CDS encoding DUF4193 domain-containing protein; the encoded protein is MATDYDAPRKTEEESPAESLEALQASRGNSAQTAVIDVEENDTAEGIDLPGADLSGEELTVIVVPEQSDEFTCGSCFLVRHRSQIALEKNGLKFCKDCEG
- a CDS encoding DUF805 domain-containing protein, translating into MTSYPQQPQQTQPYAAEAGEPPLWAPYYGAPIGAAVKRFFKKYADFTGRASRSEYWWWTLVSVIVSSVFNILAGVVGAAGATVSDSGTVVLGGGAYVFYALLGIWGLATIVPSIALLIRRLHDGNFSGLLALLILIPGLGALAVFVLALLPSNPAGQRFDQPKAA
- the menE gene encoding o-succinylbenzoate--CoA ligase, producing MDNNGVGSWLHRRRAKSGAKTALISGSHVLSYAELAERTDQLANALRDRGVAKGDRVAYLGENHPSFVETFFACGLLGAIFVPLNTRLAAPELQFQLEDSGARLLINADALEGVASASVKDTLVTHRLVVAPDGGTAGSAVELPSGVEQYGEVIAAAAGMPLDQAVTLDDGAMILYTSGTTGKPKGALLTHGNITWNCFNTVVDMDLNRNDVALMISPLFHVASLDMGLLPMLLKGATVVLETKFDPGRVLELIGQHKVTTLNGVPTTFQMLCDHPEWSTADLASLDKLTCGGSAVPQRVLDAYEERGIGFTSCYGMTETAPGATMLPVSRSKEKAGSSGLPHFFTDVRIADPLGGVAALGAVGEIQISGPNVIKEYWNRPEATADSYADSSWFRSGDMGHQDEEGFLFVSDRIKDMIISGGENIYPAEVEAAIADLPAVGSVAVIGVADDKWGEVPRAIVTLREGATLTEEQLRSHLESRLARYKIPKSVVFVEEMPRTASGKIRKMDLRKHYAQ
- a CDS encoding helix-turn-helix domain-containing protein encodes the protein MVRLPLTPAEAERGQRLGALLRRARGGRSMLETALDARVSPETLRKIESGRVATPAFPTVAAIADVLGLSLDEVWAEINQPDKGVDAEGSRRSAREWLAS
- the map gene encoding type I methionyl aminopeptidase; translation: MIEILSPAELVRAKDTGALVANILHTLKGRTTVGTNLLDIDQWAKSMILEAGAVSCYVDYAPSFGRGPFGHYICTGVNDAVLHGLPRDYALADGDLLTLDLAVSLHGVAADSAISFIVGESRPAESVAMIEVTERALRAGIAAARPGAKIGDLSYAIGAVLSEAGYPVNTEFGGHGIGSTMHQDPHVPNMGRPGRGYKLRPGLLLALEPWVMADTAQLVTDADGWTLRSVTGCRTAHSEHTIAITNDGAEILTLPTLGY
- a CDS encoding DUF3237 domain-containing protein, producing the protein MTTFPEPPALTFLATLDVQVGAPIDVGVTPQGHRRIIPIVGGTVAGPGFNGRVLPAGADYQVLRSAELTELDARYAVELDGGAVVHVHNLALRFGAAEDIARLNRGEDVDPALIYFRCTPRFSTAAPELNWLNHVVTVGNGRRRPGSVEIDVFTVA
- a CDS encoding MFS transporter — encoded protein: MSGHTALATSSTTAKRKEARTVILSSYLGSTIEFYDFLLYATAAAVAFPKVFFAGTDEWVGVVAAYATFAAGYVARPLGGIIFGHFGDRIGRKGMLIVSMAMMGIASTLIGLIPGANVIGPWGAVILVVLRVCQGIAVGGEWGGAALMALEHSDPKRRGFAASFVNAGAPTGAVLGTVVMGIFSALPQDAFLAWGWRVPFLLSFVLLIVGMFVRLRVSESPIFAEAVAKESAQGTKRKIPLLEVLKRPKALIMIMFAGAAGFGLQVVLPTFSVTYAVSKGAPQQGVLYAFAGASAISILFVLLGGRLSDRFGRRPVMVTGLALFILYLFPMFGMLSSGNIGLIFLAFTVALILHSSLYGPLAAFVSEQFGTTNRYTGAAVGYQLATLIGAGFTPGIVAGLYKDAGQSIVPVVVFLSVMSLVSIVFILLTRESKNNDLSTVS
- a CDS encoding APC family permease, with product MSQTIRRSGSDAAKSHDISGKGLKTGQLGLLAVVVLGISTIAPAYTLTGALGPTVNEVGLQLPVIFLIGFIPMILVSLAYRELNADSPDSGTTFTWVTKAFGPWVGWMGGWGLLAANIIVLSNLAGVAVDFFYLFLAQATGSPELADLASDKLLNVATCFVFVALAVWISYRGLHTTKIVQYGLVGFQLLVLGLFVAMAFANWSTSETAVPFSWDWFDVTKIETFGQIAAGISLSIFVYWGWDVCLTVNEETANGKKTAGLAGTLTAVIVLGIYLLVTIATMMFAGVGDTGIGLNNADNHANVFTALASPVMGPFAILMSLAVLSSSAASLQSTFTSPSRSLLAMAHYGALPERFSHMSKKFSTPGFATVAAGVLSAGFYAVMHVISENVLNDTILALGLMICFYYGLTAIACVWYFRNSVFSSARNFFFRLVCPLLGGVGLFVVFLQTAVDSWAPEFGSGSEIFGVGLVFVLGIGILALGAVVMLIMSRVRPGFFRGETIRKDTPALVVPE
- the lhgO gene encoding L-2-hydroxyglutarate oxidase, which translates into the protein MRPSPSRIRAVKRCAVVGGGIIGVAVARELATKLDGARVTVYEKEDRLAAHQTGHNSGVVHAGLYYEPGGLKARLCRRGVELLQEFCAMKNLPYEACGKLVIAQTPEESKRLDSIFARATANGVPGARMLHGDQIREVEPNAVGLSALHSPETAIVDYTAITQALADDVRAMGGTIRPGQEVTRLEQQGSGVVVHTKGGRDHYDLVVACAGLQSDRLAEATGEPATPRIVPFFGQYYLLGQEARDQVKGLIYPLPDPRHPFLGVHLTKRIDGEMMLGPNAFISFGRESYAWNEVNFSDILNYALFPGFWNFARQNVPSAVREFRTVVSRKKFIREAMRFVPSLEGAGILPGTRGVRAQAMNGDGSLVDDFVIARRRDTVLVRNAPSPGATSSMAIAEYIVEQALQD